A single genomic interval of Dioscorea cayenensis subsp. rotundata cultivar TDr96_F1 unplaced genomic scaffold, TDr96_F1_v2_PseudoChromosome.rev07_lg8_w22 25.fasta BLBR01001073.1, whole genome shotgun sequence harbors:
- the LOC120255565 gene encoding uncharacterized protein LOC120255565: protein MEIAIIPATLAVASPTNRAFSSLRHLSGSDQLRFATLSFSPLREPRSLTIRMGGGPRTFPGGVSKWQWKRMQAKKAKQLLKARLCRERQLYEMRKRAELKAAVAELEKPWEVVERAPTLFSVKADEQVKALADRFQKPGGFDMWTEKDGPQVFRTPDGLPSARFFPKGVVHSVRPYGIGDGEGEIRFDDWIARSGGGGGGYRRSSRRSSDRHGREGSEVLEVGSDERIVHTRCLMNVQKHKVGETRDVNYGHEDGGELGIGGWNGSKRSIRRSPSRRQGGDGPETEYVVAEFEVSREEDRGGNADISFKSRKASWMDEIGSSRFSRMGGGLKKLYDDQGGARSSRYSRDSKIEKGNAMEGGRRYGRRPAYGIRRSSDQRSYASDPETVGVDRADGSRMDEQRNARGSYYGRGQRTNQRSYASDAETMGSQPNRHSRGPPYGRRYASYSEAMANGRGRDDEDNRRGIRSKRVSIRPSTDSLYDGDL from the coding sequence ATGGAGATCGCCATCATTCCGGCGACTCTCGCCGTCGCAAGCCCAACAAACCGCGCATTCTCCTCGCTGAGGCATCTCTCCGGCTCCGACCAACTACGATTCGCAACGCTCTCCTTCTCGCCATTGCGCGAGCCTCGTTCCCTCACGATTCGTATGGGCGGCGGTCCCCGGACATTCCCCGGCGGCGTCTCTAAGTGGCAGTGGAAGCGGATGCAGGCCAAGAAGGCGAAGCAGCTCCTCAAAGCCCGGCTCTGCCGGGAGCGGCAGCTCTACGAGATGCGGAAGCGCGCGGAGCTCAAAGCAGCGGTGGCGGAGCTAGAGAAGCCATGGGAAGTCGTGGAGCGCGCGCCGACTCTGTTCTCTGTGAAGGCCGACGAGCAAGTGAAGGCGTTGGCTGATCGGTTTCAGAAGCCGGGTGGGTTCGATATGTGGACGGAGAAGGATGGGCCGCAGGTGTTCCGTACACCGGACGGCTTGCCTTCGGCGAGGTTCTTCCCGAAGGGCGTCGTGCATAGTGTGAGGCCGTATGGGATTGGTGATGGTGAGGGGGAGATTAGGTTTGATGATTGGATTGCAAGaagtggaggtggtggtggtggatatAGGAGGAGTTCAAGGAGATCTTCTGATCGCCATGGAAGAGAAGGATCAGAGGTTTTGGAGGTTGGGAGTGATGAGAGGATTGTGCACACAAGGTGTTTGATGAATGTCCAGAAGCATAAAGTTGGTGAAACAAGGGATGTGAATTATGGGCATGAAGATGGTGGAGAGCTTGGGATTGGTGGTTGGAATGGGAGTAAGAGGAGCATAAGAAGATCTCCGTCTCGACGACAAGGCGGAGATGGACCGGAGACGGAGTATGTAGTTGCTGAGTTTGAGGTTTCAAGGGAGGAGGACAGAGGAGGCAATGCTGATATTAGTTTCAAGTCTCGGAAAGCGTCGTGGATGGATGAGATTGGGAGCTCAAGGTTTTCGAGGATGGGTGGAGGTTTGAAAAAATTGTATGATGATCAAGGTGGTGCAAGAAGCTCAAGGTATTCGAGGGATTCAAAGATTGAAAAAGGTAATGCAATGGAAGGTGGACGGAGATACGGTAGACGTCCTGCTTATGGAATAAGGCGCAGCTCGGACCAAAGATCATATGCTTCTGATCCAGAAACAGTGGGAGTAGATAGAGCTGATGGCTCTAGGATGGATGAGCAGAGGAATGCTAGAGGTTCTTATTATGGAAGAGGGCAGAGAACAAACCAAAGATCATATGCTTCTGATGCAGAAACGATGGGAAGCCAACCGAATAGGCACAGCAGAGGTCCTCCTTATGGAAGAAGATATGCTTCATATTCGGAGGCAATGGCAAATGGTAGAGGTAGGGATGATGAGGACAACCGGCGGGGGATCAGATCGAAGAGAGTTTCTATCCGGCCAAGTACAGATTCACTCTATGATGGTgatttataa
- the LOC120255562 gene encoding B-box zinc finger protein 22-like, whose protein sequence is MKIQCDVCERAEATVLCCADEAALCWGCDEKVHAANKLAGKHQRVPLLSCSSSNPSSNSSPNPTCDICQEKTGYFFCLEDRALLCRHCDVSIHSASPFVSSHQRFLITGAMRLMAVDRSGRGVRSSKRLEWISAMDSRNRVPLINGKAKFAITQKRLKGKKERQNIKIEVEEMEIHLTLLYIYDPLILFAFEFFL, encoded by the exons ATGAAGATACAGTGTGATGTATGTGAGAGGGCGGAGGCGACGGTGCTTTGCTGCGCCGATGAGGCGGCGCTTTGCTGGGGATGTGATGAGAAGGTCCACGCCGCTAACAAGCTCGCCGGGAAGCACCAGCGTGTGCCCCTACTGTCCTGctcctcctcaaaccctagctcCAATTCCTCTCCCAATCCCACTTGTGATATTTGCCAG GAGAAGACCGGGTACTTCTTTTGCTTGGAGGATCGCGCATTACTTTGTCGGCATTGTGATGTGTCAATTCACTCGGCGAGCCCTTTTGTATCGTCGCACCAACGATTCCTTATCACGGGG GCGATGAGGTTGATGGCCGTCGATCGCAGTGGCCGTGGAGTGAGATCCTCGAAACGACTGGAATGGATCAGTGCTATGGATTCCCGGAACCGGGTGCCTCTAATTAACGGCAAGGCGAAATTTGCAATTACGCAGAAAAGgttaaaaggaaagaaagaaagacaaaaTATCAAGATTGAAGTAGAAGAAATGGAAATTCACCTCactttactttatatatatgatCCATTGATTCTTTTTGCTTTTGAGTTTTTCCTTTAA